The stretch of DNA tagaattGATGAGAAGATAAATACATTATTTAATTTAATGAGAGAAAAGTTTTATCCTATTAAGTCATCCATTCCTATATCTaccaaatttaaataaatattagaatttaaaatattttatcaaTAATTGTATAAATATAAATTACATATATTATATAATGATATAGTAGTACTTTATATTTTTGGGGCCTTAATTATTTGGGGACTAAGGCAAGAGGTTCACTTGCCTTACGCTAGAGCCGCCCTTGATTCTCTGCACTTCTCTTCTCAAGTAAGTGAATCTTTGTCAAATTGCAGGTTGAAACATGATCTAGAATATCAGATTTTTCTTGAGAAAACACACACAACACACACACATACAGAACTTTCAATTCTATAGAATTTACCAAGATCTGATTTAAAGATCAGCCCCCAAAATGTCTTGTTTGGCACTTTCCCTTCAACCCACAAATGGGCATGACATCCTACTCCAAACCCGTGAATGGTTCCCTCCTTCTCGTGCCCTAATGGCCCTTTCCGCTTTTCGCCGAACCCGCCTTGCCTTTTCCAAACAAGTCCACCCACCCACCCCCTCCGACTCTTCTTCTGATCCTTCTATGTCCCTTGGTGATGATCCGCTCGCTGCTTCTTCGGGTCAAGTTATTGTTGGTGTCGAATCCAGGTACCGTGTTGTATACCGCCTTGTTAACTCGATTTATGTCCTTGCTATTACCACTGCTGATGATAATAACGACAAAGAAATGGTTGTTAATAATGTGTTTGAGTGTATTAGTATTGTGAATCAAGCTGTTTCTGTGGTGGTTACTGCATGCCGGGGTGTTGATGTCACTCCGGAGAAGTTAGCTAAGAAGTACGCAGAGATATATATGGCTTTGGATATTGTGTTAAGAGGAGTTAGTAATATTAGGCTGGCTGCTATGTTGGCGTCTATGCACGGGGAGAGTATTGCCAAGATGGTGCATTCTGCTATTCATACGGAGAATAAGATCAGGGGAGCTGATAGTTGGGTGAATGTGGAGGCTCATGCGTTGGAACAAGAAGGTGGAGTGGAATCGTTCTCAAAAGTCTTGTTTGAGTTGCCTCAGGAGACGTTGGAGGCGGGTGATGAGGTGGCAGCATCGTTGGCGATTACGGGTGGAGAAAAGGAGGAGGAGAAAATTGAGGAGATTGAGGGGGAGAAAGATCCATTTGCTGCAAGTGATATGATTAATAAGCCGGAGTCTTTGGTGGGTGATTTTAAGAAGGATAAGGATAAGGATAGTTCGGATGTATCGAAAGCATTGGCAGGGCTTGAGGTGACTACCTTGCCACCTGCTGCAGCTACCCAGTCAACCCATATTGGTGTGGAAGGGTTTGAAGGGGATTATGGTGGGATAGAGTTTAGTATTGACGGATCAACTCTGCAGCAGGATTTTGAAGGGATTAATGATGCTTGGGGTGGTGGATTAGATGCTTCAGAGTATGTGGGAACGAAAAAGGTGAAGAAAGATCAGGGTCTTGGTGGGCTTGAGTTACTGGAGACTAGTGAACCACCTAAAGCtgcagctggagctgctactGATGGTGGTGCTGGGAAAAAACTTGAGGATATTTTGGTGAAGAAAATGAATGGTCCAGAAATGTTCATCACCGAGGAGATCAGTGCGGAGTTCAGAGAATCGTTGCTCGCTAGGGTTGGGTTGATGGGCGTTGTTTTCTTAAGAACACTGCCCCCGAAGTCTTCTGATGATAAGGAAACTGAGTTTTCCTTCAAGGTTGAAGGCACCGCTGGTGTTAAGAGGTTTGTCATGCAAAACTCTCATGTGAGCAGCCTTGGAAATGGTTTGTTTCATGTGAAGACAGCACCTTCAAATGAGCCTATACCTATTATTAAGTACAGTTTGCTGCCGCGTTTAACTCCATTGCCTTTGAGGATTCGACTTGTTAAGCGTCTTAGTGGGACATTACTTTCTGTAATGCTGCAGTACGTTGCAAATCCTGATCTTCCAGTTCCATTAACCAATGTAACCTTTGTCCTGAAATTGCCAGTAGACCCCACATTATTGAAAGTTACACCCAAAGCTGTATTGAACCGGTCTGAGAGAGAACTGAAATGGCATGTTGATGAGATCCCACTCAAGGGTCATCCTGGTAAGCTGAGGGCGAGGTTCCCTATagatattaatgatgatgatggTGGGGAAGAGCTAGTGCTTTTTGGTTACGTAAAGTTCTCATCCCAAGGGCCTAGATCTTTGTCTGGCATTTCTCTGCAGCCAGCTATAGAGGGCAAGGCCGATTTTTATGAGGTTGATCACAGGTATTCAAGTGGAGTTTACACATGCAATTAAGCATCAAAGATTTTTTATTTGTTGGTTTCAAAATTGTGTTTTTTGCTTTCTATCTTCTCGACATGGTATGAGATGTCAAAGTATTTGCAGCTTTCTTTGAATGTATTAGAATGTAATCTAGGTGATCTTTTCTTTTGAggaattcttgtgtttaaatctTCTCAGTCGTTCTCTTTATGTAATGGTATGTGGTCCAAATAAAATGTTTTGTTTTCTGGGTCTTAACATCCGTACCTTCTCTTGTTTGTGAGAGAAATTCTGGAACATTTTGTCCTGGGAATCATCATAAGCAATCTGTCACATTTGTTGCTTTCTTCATATAAATGTAGAAGTGTTGTTTCATGGCTGTGGTTATCTTGGACCTTATATGCAAAGGGTGATTCATTCACTGCACTGCCTGAGAACTTTTTGAAGAAATTCTGGTGATTAAACAATCCACTCTATTTGTCATCAGTAGAAGTGTCGTTCGGTTGCAGAAACTTATGTTTGCACCATACTTATTTGGATCTTGGCTTATGGAGTTGTTTTTCTTGAAATCAGTAAATATTTTTGATCTATTGCTATTGGCTCCAATGTTGTGTCCTCCCTGTACTTAAAGTCACGGAATGTGGATAGGACTAGGGATACATTGTTGGTCCGAAATTCAGATTGAATCTGTACAATCTGCAATGTATTTAAATAGTTAAAATAAATCATATTAGCCATTAATGAAACTCCCATTTGTCCACAAAAGAAGAGTCCGGCAAAACCAAGCATTGAACCTGTGGATGTGCATCAATCCCTTGAAAAAGGTTCTCCGTCCCTCCTCGTCTACAGGCACTAAAATTGACACCTAGAGACAATTTTTCCACACCTTTGTACTTTGCATTTGCAGTA from Nicotiana tomentosiformis chromosome 11, ASM39032v3, whole genome shotgun sequence encodes:
- the LOC138891345 gene encoding uncharacterized protein; the protein is MSCLALSLQPTNGHDILLQTREWFPPSRALMALSAFRRTRLAFSKQVHPPTPSDSSSDPSMSLGDDPLAASSGQVIVGVESRYRVVYRLVNSIYVLAITTADDNNDKEMVVNNVFECISIVNQAVSVVVTACRGVDVTPEKLAKKYAEIYMALDIVLRGVSNIRLAAMLASMHGESIAKMVHSAIHTENKIRGADSWVNVEAHALEQEGGVESFSKVLFELPQETLEAGDEVAASLAITGGEKEEEKIEEIEGEKDPFAASDMINKPESLVGDFKKDKDKDSSDVSKALAGLEVTTLPPAAATQSTHIGVEGFEGDYGGIEFSIDGSTLQQDFEGINDAWGGGLDASEYVGTKKVKKDQGLGGLELLETSEPPKAAAGAATDGGAGKKLEDILVKKMNGPEMFITEEISAEFRESLLARVGLMGVVFLRTLPPKSSDDKETEFSFKVEGTAGVKRFVMQNSHVSSLGNGLFHVKTAPSNEPIPIIKYSLLPRLTPLPLRIRLVKRLSGTLLSVMLQYVANPDLPVPLTNVTFVLKLPVDPTLLKVTPKAVLNRSERELKWHVDEIPLKGHPGKLRARFPIDINDDDGGEELVLFGYVKFSSQGPRSLSGISLQPAIEGKADFYEVDHRYSSGVYTCN